The following are from one region of the Alicyclobacillus fastidiosus genome:
- a CDS encoding ABC transporter permease codes for MNACLTILKRTLLELVRSRGNVIWMLMLPVVFTFVFGVLPYSQGDSKLTVSVVDHDNSPVSRGLIQEMKESGSDAVQVLSEGEASEGLRNFKTDVVITFPAGLADEAVSHRPLDIQAVVSPNIGQNNSVSSVSDLQNQLRQWALAGQVALVQAEGSRQLDLQQKESAFVAGMQQARHIHPAVATAEETLSGGGLQSDPLGERDRSVLGFAVMFIIFILFGSTGNILQEKVRGTWSRLKTTPASRASVLTGYGLSLFVIGWVQYLIMVLTGRFLFHVRIPFNAWMALTVSLYIFAIAGLALCVSGLVRTQEQHMTTGGFIASISSMIAGTYWPLDLEPTWMQHLAWFMPQSWALSAFQTAAQSGVTLSVMLWPLTVLAGFAIVFFSVGMVQLRYA; via the coding sequence ATGAATGCGTGTCTTACCATCCTCAAACGCACACTCTTGGAGCTTGTGCGCAGCCGTGGAAATGTCATCTGGATGTTGATGCTGCCAGTTGTATTCACGTTCGTGTTCGGCGTGCTCCCCTATTCACAAGGAGACTCCAAGCTGACTGTATCGGTCGTCGATCACGACAATAGCCCTGTGTCTCGCGGTTTGATTCAGGAGATGAAAGAGAGCGGGAGCGACGCGGTTCAGGTGCTTTCGGAAGGCGAGGCGTCGGAGGGCCTGCGCAATTTTAAGACCGATGTGGTGATCACATTCCCTGCCGGTTTAGCAGATGAGGCAGTATCCCATCGACCACTCGACATTCAAGCAGTCGTATCTCCAAACATCGGGCAGAACAATTCTGTGTCCTCTGTGTCCGATTTGCAAAACCAGCTTCGGCAGTGGGCGCTCGCTGGGCAAGTTGCTCTCGTTCAGGCCGAGGGGAGCAGGCAATTGGACCTGCAGCAAAAAGAAAGCGCATTTGTAGCGGGTATGCAGCAGGCTCGCCACATCCATCCGGCCGTTGCGACGGCTGAGGAGACGTTGAGCGGTGGCGGATTGCAGTCGGATCCGCTTGGTGAGAGAGATCGATCGGTTCTCGGTTTTGCCGTGATGTTCATCATCTTTATCCTTTTTGGATCTACTGGCAACATCCTGCAAGAAAAAGTGCGGGGAACTTGGTCGCGTTTGAAAACCACTCCGGCGAGTCGAGCGAGTGTCCTGACTGGCTACGGGTTATCGCTGTTTGTCATCGGCTGGGTACAATATCTAATCATGGTTTTGACCGGGCGGTTTTTGTTCCACGTTCGCATCCCGTTTAACGCTTGGATGGCCTTGACGGTGTCGCTCTACATCTTCGCCATAGCCGGTTTGGCTCTGTGTGTGTCCGGGCTCGTCAGAACGCAAGAACAGCACATGACGACGGGCGGGTTCATCGCGTCGATTTCGAGCATGATCGCGGGGACTTACTGGCCACTCGACCTTGAGCCGACGTGGATGCAGCACCTCGCCTGGTTCATGCCGCAGAGCTGGGCACTGAGCGCTTTCCAAACCGCTGCCCAAAGCGGTGTTACGTTATCCGTTATGCTCTGGCCGCTCACGGTCTTGGCGGGATTCGCCATCGTCTTCTTCAGTGTCGGCATGGTCCAACTCCGGTATGCGTGA
- a CDS encoding ABC transporter ATP-binding protein, translated as MLEVSHLSKRFGSKTAVKNVSFQVNQGDSFGLLGPNGAGKSTTISMITGLISPDEGEISIHGKTMRQHPKYLKQRIGLVPQTIALYGMLNARENLEFWGTVYGISGAKLKDNVAWCLKVAGLEENSKQLVKNYSGGMQRRLNIAVGMIHRPEILIMDEPTVGIDPQSRNHILETVKDLNRQGITVIYTSHYMEEVQFLCERLAIMDHGQVIAYGDLDDVRQLAGTLATITMEVHGELKPVISELQQDLTLKQVQGTGNALVLQSTNAASAVSKAVMVMSRHGIQPVKIAVEEPNLESAFLHLTGRQLRDGQDGVSP; from the coding sequence ATGCTGGAAGTCAGTCACCTATCGAAACGCTTTGGCAGCAAAACAGCTGTCAAAAATGTGAGCTTTCAGGTCAACCAAGGAGATTCATTTGGTCTACTGGGTCCAAATGGGGCGGGGAAGTCGACGACCATCTCGATGATCACGGGACTCATCTCGCCCGATGAAGGTGAGATCTCCATCCACGGCAAGACCATGCGGCAACATCCGAAGTATTTGAAACAGCGCATCGGCCTCGTCCCCCAGACCATCGCGTTGTACGGGATGTTGAACGCCCGTGAAAATCTCGAATTTTGGGGAACGGTTTACGGAATATCCGGCGCCAAACTGAAAGACAACGTAGCATGGTGCCTGAAGGTCGCGGGTTTGGAAGAAAACAGCAAGCAGCTAGTCAAGAACTATTCTGGCGGTATGCAGCGGCGGTTGAACATCGCTGTGGGCATGATTCACCGCCCTGAGATCCTAATCATGGACGAACCGACGGTCGGCATCGATCCCCAATCGCGCAATCACATTCTGGAGACTGTCAAGGATTTGAACCGGCAAGGTATTACTGTCATCTACACCAGTCACTACATGGAGGAAGTCCAGTTCCTCTGTGAGCGCTTAGCCATCATGGATCACGGTCAGGTCATCGCCTACGGCGATCTGGACGACGTGCGGCAGTTGGCCGGGACGTTGGCGACGATCACGATGGAGGTTCACGGGGAACTCAAACCTGTCATTTCGGAGTTGCAGCAGGACCTCACGCTCAAACAGGTGCAAGGGACCGGAAACGCACTCGTCCTGCAGAGTACTAACGCGGCTTCCGCTGTGAGCAAGGCGGTCATGGTGATGAGCCGCCACGGCATCCAACCTGTCAAAATCGCTGTCGAAGAGCCCAACCTTGAGTCCGCATTTCTCCACTTGACCGGCCGGCAACTGCGCGACGGACAGGATGGTGTCAGTCCATGA
- a CDS encoding ABC transporter permease, with amino-acid sequence MTALLAVKMAKVNLLGLWRDRKALVMLLAMPILITAVLSFALGGIFGSNPTIPAFPVAVYNQDAGELGKQLVATLEKQTGQMQVHEVASLSAARLDTTSNKANVVVWIPTDYSQRVERGDVATVHVESSGGHETERSVVESIVQSYGQAVANAQYVAKALPGRAKAPSSAQIHPVSAGLKPVTTGAYYAIGMMVMFMLTYAVNRAGAMVRDKQGDLYRRMMASPASRYAIAGGHFASNFVILVLYGATLLVCFRFVLNIHLGPVYQVAMILIAYALALAGIAVAVGSWIDNLRIMDSIGQIGGQIAAILGGSFYPIYGFPQLMQLVGRILPNGRVLTVMVNCVMGMQTRSLLVPIAYLVCLGVVFGFVGSLRYGRSLERGGVAG; translated from the coding sequence ATGACAGCCCTACTTGCAGTGAAAATGGCGAAGGTGAATTTGCTGGGGTTATGGCGGGACAGGAAGGCGCTTGTCATGTTGCTCGCCATGCCGATCCTGATCACCGCGGTGTTGAGCTTCGCGTTGGGGGGGATCTTTGGCAGCAATCCCACCATTCCAGCCTTTCCCGTGGCCGTCTACAACCAGGATGCAGGAGAGCTGGGAAAACAGCTGGTTGCAACGCTCGAGAAACAGACCGGGCAAATGCAGGTGCACGAAGTGGCAAGTCTGTCCGCGGCCAGACTCGACACCACTTCCAACAAGGCCAACGTGGTGGTTTGGATACCGACAGACTACTCCCAGCGGGTTGAGCGAGGAGATGTAGCGACGGTACACGTAGAATCGAGCGGGGGCCATGAAACGGAGCGCTCTGTCGTCGAGAGTATCGTTCAATCCTACGGGCAAGCTGTTGCGAATGCACAGTACGTGGCAAAGGCCCTACCCGGTCGGGCTAAGGCACCCTCCAGCGCACAAATCCATCCTGTCTCCGCCGGTCTCAAGCCGGTTACAACCGGTGCCTACTACGCCATCGGTATGATGGTGATGTTTATGCTCACCTATGCTGTCAACCGCGCCGGTGCGATGGTTCGGGATAAACAAGGCGACTTATACCGGCGGATGATGGCGTCACCCGCTTCGCGGTACGCAATCGCAGGTGGGCACTTCGCGTCGAATTTCGTGATTCTCGTTCTCTATGGCGCAACGCTGCTCGTATGCTTTCGCTTTGTGCTTAACATCCACTTGGGGCCGGTCTACCAAGTTGCGATGATCCTCATCGCATATGCCCTCGCTTTAGCTGGCATCGCGGTGGCTGTCGGCAGTTGGATCGACAACCTTCGGATCATGGACTCCATCGGTCAAATTGGGGGGCAAATCGCCGCCATTTTGGGTGGCAGTTTTTACCCGATATACGGGTTTCCACAATTGATGCAACTGGTTGGACGCATCTTGCCAAATGGGCGGGTGTTGACGGTGATGGTTAATTGCGTGATGGGCATGCAGACAAGAAGTTTGCTCGTCCCTATTGCTTATCTAGTGTGTTTAGGCGTCGTCTTTGGGTTCGTCGGAAGCCTTCGCTATGGTCGCTCGTTGGAGAGGGGAGGCGTGGCAGGATGA
- a CDS encoding PAS domain S-box protein — protein MDNRYFTFVSRSRHWTRLVRGSHLFQQATGALADIVGVDTGFILYQKQLFLNEPEPLRVYGAWGALETFLGELRNHHAEEVESRIQDLCEFIPPGWSQVEHLRSPIQAVCRAYGMYHIGVWPLHIEQKQVGVVVLGSLQPVLPPHWNDMYICIQQIELVLEVLYARRLSEMNRQQFQSLVENNPDIIYQTDVAGNLVYANASFQEITGYRLEDLQTRRSRRALIVSEHMEKAASHRAKVLSGLSQSLEIAIHNQQGRRVHLSINSVPVMAEGVVTGIFAIAKDLTGHIEAQRELSAAKGLYESFISSSADGIAVIDRDGRYLRVNAAFEQMYGCTKAELVGQYRPFYPDAPESEMWVRLALQGETVHAETGRFGKDGQWMDISVAVSPVIDNQGDVIAISSISRDITERKRAEMALIEAETKYRTIVEESLVGVYIIEDNIYRFVNPKMAEIFGYGEHEMIGLHAWDLVTPEDLELCKENVRKRIDGEVESIRYQMKGRRKDGTVIDIEVHGTRTSFHGKPVIIGTLLDVTERTETEELIRKADKLAVVGQLAAGVAHEIRNPLTALKGFVQLLAEDRQNGRYCDIMLSELNRINRIIDELLLAAKPSLPTFERKNVSDILSDVLSLMSTQCVIKNINVSPLIHQQVPAIHCDANQMKQVFLNVLKNAVEAVPVGGEIQVSVLLQDVDHVMIRIADNGPGIPEDRLPKLGEPFYTNKDTGTGLGLMVSYRIVETHRGSMKIQSHEGTGTTVDIVLPIEQERSQMAVSLFS, from the coding sequence ATGGATAATCGCTACTTTACTTTCGTGTCTCGTTCCAGGCACTGGACTCGACTCGTCCGTGGCAGCCACTTGTTTCAGCAAGCGACGGGAGCGCTCGCGGATATCGTCGGAGTCGATACAGGTTTTATTCTGTATCAAAAGCAACTCTTTCTCAATGAGCCAGAACCGCTCCGAGTGTACGGTGCGTGGGGGGCCTTGGAGACCTTTTTAGGAGAACTGCGAAATCATCATGCAGAAGAGGTAGAGTCGCGCATTCAGGACTTATGTGAATTCATCCCGCCTGGATGGTCGCAGGTCGAGCACCTTCGCAGCCCCATCCAAGCGGTATGCAGGGCTTATGGGATGTACCACATCGGCGTTTGGCCGCTACATATAGAACAAAAGCAAGTGGGGGTGGTAGTGCTAGGCTCGCTGCAGCCCGTTCTTCCACCGCACTGGAATGATATGTATATTTGCATCCAGCAGATTGAATTGGTACTTGAGGTGTTGTACGCTCGGCGCTTATCGGAGATGAACCGACAGCAGTTTCAGTCTCTGGTAGAGAACAATCCGGATATCATCTATCAAACCGACGTCGCAGGCAATTTGGTCTATGCCAATGCATCCTTTCAGGAAATCACTGGGTATCGCCTAGAAGACTTGCAGACGAGACGGAGCCGTCGTGCGCTCATCGTCTCCGAGCACATGGAGAAAGCCGCGTCCCATCGCGCCAAGGTCCTATCCGGTCTATCCCAATCATTGGAAATTGCCATTCACAATCAACAGGGGCGGCGGGTGCACTTGAGCATCAACAGTGTCCCCGTGATGGCTGAGGGTGTCGTCACAGGAATCTTCGCGATCGCTAAGGATCTAACAGGCCATATCGAAGCACAACGAGAGCTCAGTGCGGCAAAAGGCCTCTATGAATCGTTTATCAGCAGCAGCGCGGACGGTATTGCGGTCATCGATCGGGATGGGCGATATCTACGTGTCAACGCGGCCTTCGAGCAGATGTATGGGTGCACGAAAGCTGAACTCGTCGGTCAGTATCGGCCATTCTACCCAGATGCACCCGAATCGGAAATGTGGGTTCGCTTAGCTCTCCAAGGGGAGACCGTACACGCTGAGACCGGGAGGTTCGGAAAAGATGGACAGTGGATGGACATCAGCGTTGCGGTGTCGCCTGTGATTGACAACCAGGGTGACGTCATTGCGATCTCGTCGATTTCCCGCGATATTACGGAGCGCAAGCGGGCGGAGATGGCATTGATCGAGGCGGAAACAAAATATCGCACGATCGTTGAAGAGTCTCTGGTCGGCGTGTATATCATCGAGGACAATATCTATCGCTTTGTAAACCCAAAGATGGCTGAGATTTTTGGGTACGGCGAACACGAGATGATCGGACTTCACGCGTGGGACCTCGTTACGCCCGAGGACCTAGAGTTATGTAAGGAGAATGTTCGCAAGCGGATCGATGGAGAAGTAGAAAGCATTCGCTATCAGATGAAGGGGCGGCGCAAGGACGGAACCGTCATTGACATAGAAGTACACGGCACTCGGACGAGTTTTCATGGAAAGCCCGTGATTATCGGGACACTGCTCGACGTCACGGAGCGAACGGAGACAGAAGAACTCATTCGCAAGGCGGACAAACTGGCGGTGGTCGGACAACTTGCTGCTGGCGTCGCACACGAGATTCGCAATCCTCTCACAGCGTTGAAGGGGTTCGTGCAACTCCTAGCTGAAGACCGTCAAAACGGTCGATATTGCGATATTATGTTGTCCGAGTTAAATCGCATCAACCGGATCATCGATGAATTGTTGCTGGCCGCGAAGCCGAGTTTACCGACGTTTGAGCGCAAGAACGTGTCAGACATATTAAGCGACGTGCTCAGCCTGATGAGTACCCAGTGCGTGATCAAAAATATCAACGTGTCGCCGTTGATTCACCAGCAGGTTCCAGCTATCCATTGCGACGCCAACCAGATGAAGCAAGTCTTTCTCAATGTGTTGAAGAACGCCGTTGAGGCCGTGCCTGTGGGTGGGGAAATTCAAGTATCCGTGCTTTTACAGGACGTAGATCACGTAATGATCCGCATCGCCGACAACGGCCCTGGAATCCCTGAGGATAGACTGCCAAAACTCGGGGAGCCGTTTTATACCAACAAGGACACTGGAACGGGTTTGGGGTTGATGGTGAGCTATCGCATCGTTGAGACACACCGCGGCAGTATGAAAATCCAGAGCCACGAAGGCACGGGGACGACAGTCGATATTGTGTTGCCGATCGAGCAGGAACGTAGCCAGATGGCGGTTTCCCTGTTTTCGTAG
- a CDS encoding sensor histidine kinase — translation MNEGLGTNHAEHVPANRGHRSVWLGLRLVAQLSLAVYYTNVPETPWQRAVLAIGTVALVGTNLILLAWRDDKGWRRVERAFILVECGLIAVFSAVLLTWTPLGPAVLMALPTLLTYTSLYRVDRWQWFIACVPIVELVWMIHRNAHASFVGSFGVASVGWWFVVLLYAIIVLIGTALAFLLQIHTRERQQLLQAVTQVEEQAKRLEIVNQQLNDYADKVYHLATVEERNRIAGEIHDSVAHRLTALFVQLQAARRIWTQDADRESSLENLVVCEALAREALDEVRTSVRSIRRTSADEGITSLRRLALQFTKLTSMQTSFQVDDALNSLPAEVLGVLYRVIQEALTNAQRHGRATRVHMALRKVENGVELEVVDNGKGSAELILGFGLSSMQQRLQQCGGDIVVESDPGVGFRLVAHVPTWRGAFK, via the coding sequence ATGAACGAAGGTTTAGGCACAAACCACGCTGAGCATGTACCGGCAAATCGGGGCCATCGCAGCGTTTGGCTGGGCTTGCGACTCGTCGCTCAGCTTTCACTCGCGGTCTACTATACGAATGTCCCGGAGACGCCGTGGCAGAGGGCAGTGCTGGCGATTGGTACCGTGGCGCTCGTCGGAACCAACCTGATTTTGCTGGCCTGGCGCGACGATAAGGGGTGGCGACGAGTGGAGCGCGCCTTCATCCTCGTGGAGTGTGGTTTGATTGCGGTGTTTAGCGCGGTTCTCCTCACCTGGACGCCACTTGGCCCCGCGGTGTTGATGGCCTTGCCCACCCTCCTCACGTACACCTCCTTGTATCGGGTCGATCGGTGGCAGTGGTTCATCGCATGCGTCCCGATTGTCGAACTGGTGTGGATGATTCACCGGAACGCGCACGCATCTTTCGTTGGGTCGTTTGGCGTAGCGTCTGTGGGCTGGTGGTTTGTCGTCCTCCTGTACGCCATCATCGTCTTGATTGGCACCGCGTTGGCTTTTTTATTGCAGATTCACACGCGTGAACGGCAACAGTTGCTACAGGCGGTGACACAGGTTGAGGAACAGGCGAAGCGGTTGGAAATCGTGAATCAGCAACTCAACGACTATGCGGACAAGGTATATCATTTGGCGACCGTTGAAGAGCGCAACCGCATTGCTGGTGAGATCCACGACTCGGTCGCGCATCGATTGACGGCTCTATTCGTTCAACTACAGGCGGCGAGAAGGATTTGGACGCAAGATGCAGATCGTGAGTCGAGCCTGGAGAATCTGGTCGTCTGCGAAGCGCTGGCGCGCGAAGCACTCGACGAAGTTCGCACTTCAGTGCGCTCCATTCGGCGTACCTCGGCTGATGAGGGTATCACGTCGCTGCGTCGCTTGGCGCTGCAATTTACCAAATTGACGAGTATGCAAACGAGCTTCCAGGTCGATGACGCTTTGAATTCACTGCCAGCCGAGGTGCTGGGCGTCTTGTATCGCGTCATTCAGGAGGCGCTCACCAATGCACAGCGCCACGGGCGAGCCACGCGCGTGCACATGGCTTTGCGCAAGGTCGAAAATGGTGTTGAGTTGGAAGTCGTGGATAACGGCAAAGGCAGCGCTGAGCTCATCCTCGGTTTCGGGCTTTCGTCCATGCAGCAACGCCTGCAGCAATGTGGGGGCGACATCGTTGTCGAATCCGACCCAGGCGTCGGCTTTCGACTTGTGGCACATGTGCCGACTTGGAGAGGAGCGTTCAAGTGA
- a CDS encoding IDEAL domain-containing protein, with protein MDGAKLQFGDWVSFLFQHQALLGFIVKSVPDKQSYVVFVPSTGKHYTCPASMAIPEEPTLKPNDVQALIDLSLDLKDEEWFRELSRRYLNKSR; from the coding sequence ATGGATGGAGCAAAATTGCAGTTCGGGGACTGGGTCTCATTCTTATTTCAACATCAAGCGTTACTTGGCTTTATTGTGAAAAGCGTACCTGATAAACAATCCTACGTCGTCTTTGTCCCATCGACAGGCAAGCACTACACGTGCCCAGCCTCGATGGCCATTCCAGAAGAACCAACGCTAAAGCCGAACGATGTTCAAGCACTGATCGACTTGTCACTCGATTTAAAAGACGAGGAATGGTTTCGAGAACTCAGTCGTCGTTACCTGAATAAGTCCCGGTAG
- a CDS encoding response regulator transcription factor, whose product MIRVLIVDDQRLMREGLRTLLELEDEISVVGVASDGKEAIAALIHQPDVILMDIRMPNVDGITATREVLLRQPDIKVLMLTTYDDQADVVGALSAGAVGYLLKDMPAESIAQGIREAARGGAILPPTVAKTFLSAVHQQAGAVEPVAPVPEPDMTELLTDRETQVLNCLAQGMSNREIGQHLHVTEGTVKNHVSNLIAKLDLRDRTQVALYAVRHGYGRLS is encoded by the coding sequence GTGATCCGCGTTCTGATTGTCGATGATCAACGGTTGATGCGGGAAGGTTTGCGAACACTTCTCGAATTGGAGGACGAAATTTCCGTAGTCGGCGTGGCGAGCGACGGCAAAGAGGCCATCGCGGCGTTAATCCATCAACCGGACGTCATTCTGATGGATATCCGGATGCCCAACGTCGACGGCATCACAGCAACCCGCGAAGTGTTACTTCGACAGCCGGACATCAAGGTGCTGATGCTGACGACGTACGACGATCAGGCAGATGTCGTCGGTGCACTTTCCGCTGGGGCAGTCGGGTACCTGCTCAAGGACATGCCAGCAGAATCGATTGCACAAGGCATCCGCGAAGCTGCGCGCGGGGGGGCGATTTTACCGCCGACCGTGGCCAAAACGTTTTTATCGGCTGTGCATCAACAAGCTGGCGCAGTGGAACCAGTGGCGCCCGTCCCTGAGCCGGATATGACGGAGTTACTGACCGATCGGGAAACGCAAGTGCTCAATTGCCTCGCACAAGGCATGTCGAACCGCGAGATTGGTCAGCACTTGCACGTGACGGAAGGGACGGTGAAGAATCACGTCAGCAATCTGATTGCCAAATTGGATTTGCGGGATCGGACGCAGGTCGCTTTGTATGCGGTTCGGCATGGCTATGGTCGCCTTTCGTAA
- a CDS encoding PAS domain-containing protein: MFRRVEAELTHALQVLTDIQVALSEACIVTIIDQDGRLTYVNDKYCRITGFVSEEVLGQPYQTLIDGDLGPDIEREMCTALSNGRVWSGEIQSRSKNGAPLWVQSTVVPFMDDQGKPHQFISVSTDITDRKRAEEAQREREQQLYTLINAMPDVVLFKDDKGRWLEANETALRLFEIEGKSWYGKTMTEIMGSRSEATTLVHEDDTFVWERGTAVREEASYMPVDAVPRTFDTITIPIYRANGGRHRLLVIGRDITERKRHEQEVKTLKEEFESIFNYSADAICLFDLNGMLLRTNQAFETMYGWSGSECVGCLLPLAEWRQEVSEWLQAVSVTGCQISRETVRRCKDGESIYVSVTLSPLRNADGDIVAVSTIERDITERVRTSELLLQSEKLSVAGQLAAGIAHELRNPMTVLRGFTQIIQSNPEKTCQYTDVMLHEFDRVNSIVEELLTLAKPQAVKYENKDIVKMLEHVALLLETQAVLRNIRVVRRFCTKELVIPCVEHQMKQVFMNILKNAIEASHDNGEIEISVEQVGDCAELRFVDHGCGIPSDQLRRIGEPFHTTKPNGTGLGLLVTHRIISEHKGTVLINSQVNFGTEVRILMPVPRVVEKQAQSS; the protein is encoded by the coding sequence ATGTTTCGGCGCGTGGAGGCGGAGCTCACACATGCTTTGCAAGTCTTGACGGACATTCAGGTTGCTTTGAGTGAAGCGTGCATCGTGACCATCATCGACCAAGATGGGCGATTGACGTATGTCAATGATAAGTACTGCAGAATCACGGGATTTGTTAGTGAAGAAGTCCTTGGACAGCCTTATCAGACACTCATCGACGGTGACCTGGGGCCCGACATCGAGCGCGAGATGTGTACGGCGCTATCGAACGGGCGAGTTTGGAGCGGCGAAATTCAGAGCCGCAGCAAGAACGGTGCTCCTTTGTGGGTGCAGTCCACCGTCGTACCCTTCATGGACGACCAAGGGAAACCGCACCAGTTTATTTCGGTTAGCACGGATATCACGGATCGAAAGCGCGCCGAGGAAGCACAGCGCGAGCGCGAACAGCAGCTATACACGCTGATCAACGCCATGCCTGACGTGGTCCTGTTTAAGGACGACAAAGGGCGCTGGCTAGAGGCCAACGAAACGGCGCTTCGACTCTTTGAGATAGAAGGGAAATCGTGGTACGGCAAGACGATGACTGAGATCATGGGATCGAGGTCTGAGGCGACGACGCTCGTTCATGAAGATGACACGTTCGTTTGGGAACGCGGTACAGCGGTACGCGAAGAAGCGAGTTATATGCCTGTCGATGCGGTGCCGCGCACGTTTGACACCATTACGATCCCCATCTACAGGGCGAATGGGGGCCGGCACCGCCTACTTGTGATCGGGCGCGACATCACGGAGCGCAAGCGACATGAACAAGAAGTCAAAACGCTGAAAGAGGAATTTGAATCCATTTTCAATTACTCCGCCGACGCCATATGCCTGTTCGATCTCAACGGGATGTTACTTAGGACCAATCAGGCGTTCGAGACGATGTACGGCTGGTCGGGAAGCGAGTGTGTCGGCTGCTTGTTGCCGCTTGCCGAGTGGCGCCAGGAAGTCAGTGAATGGCTGCAGGCCGTCTCCGTAACCGGATGTCAAATTTCTCGTGAAACTGTGCGCAGGTGCAAGGATGGCGAGTCGATCTACGTGAGTGTCACCTTGTCGCCGCTTCGCAACGCCGATGGAGACATCGTGGCCGTTTCCACGATCGAACGCGACATCACGGAGCGGGTGCGCACCAGTGAACTCCTGTTGCAATCGGAAAAGCTTTCCGTCGCAGGGCAATTGGCAGCCGGTATCGCTCACGAACTGCGAAATCCAATGACGGTTTTGCGCGGATTTACGCAAATCATTCAAAGCAACCCAGAAAAGACATGCCAGTACACAGATGTGATGTTGCACGAGTTCGATCGCGTCAATTCCATCGTCGAAGAACTATTGACGCTCGCGAAGCCGCAGGCCGTCAAATACGAAAATAAAGATATTGTGAAAATGCTCGAACACGTCGCCTTGCTTCTGGAGACGCAGGCGGTCCTGCGCAACATTCGAGTGGTGCGGCGTTTTTGCACGAAGGAACTCGTCATTCCGTGTGTGGAGCACCAGATGAAGCAGGTGTTTATGAACATCCTGAAGAACGCCATCGAGGCGAGTCATGACAATGGCGAGATCGAAATATCCGTGGAGCAAGTCGGGGACTGTGCAGAGCTTCGATTTGTCGATCACGGCTGTGGCATCCCGTCTGACCAATTGCGCAGGATCGGAGAGCCGTTTCACACCACCAAACCAAACGGAACTGGCTTGGGTTTGCTTGTGACCCATCGAATTATCTCCGAGCACAAAGGCACCGTCCTCATCAACAGTCAAGTCAACTTTGGAACCGAAGTTCGGATCTTGATGCCTGTGCCGAGGGTGGTGGAGAAGCAAGCGCAGTCGTCGTAA